The DNA window CAAAAATGAGGCGAGGAGCTTCGCAGTGGTTTCTGTTATGTGCGCGATTCCCTTGAGGAGATCATCCGTTTTCGCCAGTGACTGATTAAGGTTTTTGGCGAGTTCAGATTTGGATATTTTTCTTTCTTTTATGGCATCGCGGATGGTCTCTCCTGGATGTGAAATCCATTGTGGAGAGTAGGAAGACTTAGTCATGCTTTTCTCCTATGGTGAGGATTTTCAGACTTGAAACTTTTTCCCAGTCGATGTCCCCGGATTTCATTCGAGGAACTTTAGGATGATTTACTTCGGCGAAGAGATAGGTCCCATTCGCGATGTGAACTTGGAGGCGACCTCTTCCACCATTGTCGATGACTGTGGGGCCGCCAACGAACAAGTCGTCAATTTTGTAGGCAGATTCCAAGTCAGCTAGACGGTGCTGTAGCTGATCAGCAACTTCATCACCCAAGTCCTTAACCGCTCTGCGAGGGTCCTCGCAGAGCGTGCGGATCTTGGGGGTTGAGAAGGCTACCTCCACGTCTGGGCATTTCACTGGCAAGCCTCGCAGGTCCCGCCGTTCATCATGGCTTCGAGGGAGCAGGCGTTCTTTTCTTCGGCGGTGAAGGATTTGCCGGTGGTGGAGGCGGCCATGCCGCCGCGGACTTCCTTCTTCACGTCGATGGTGGCCTTTTCGATGTTCGAGGCCTGGAGGGTGCGGAGGTAGTAGGTGGTCTTGAGGCCCTTGTCCCAGGCGCGGCGATACATGTGGGAGAGCGTCTTCATGTCCGGGGTGGCCAGGAAGAGGTTCACGCTCTGGCTCTGGTCGATCCACTTCTGGCGGCGGGCGGCGGCGTCCACGATGTATTCGTGGCCGATGCCGAAGACGGTCTTGTGCTTGTGCTTGAGGGCTTCGGGGATGTCGTCGATGGAGTCGAGTTCGCCGTCGAAGTACTTGAGCTGGTCGAGCATTTCCTGGTTCCAGAGGCCGGCCTTCTTGAGGTCCTTCACGAGCTCGGCATTCAGGACGATGAAGTCGCCGCTGAGATTGCTCTTCACGTAGAGGTTCTTGTAGTTCGGCTCGATGCAGGGCGTGGTGCCGGTAATGTTCGAGATGGTGGCGGTGGGGGCGATGGCGAGGACGTTGGAGTTCCGCATGCCGTTCTTGCCGATCTTTTCGCGGACGACGGACCAGTCCATCTTGCCGCCGCGGGGGACGTCGATCTTGCGGCCGCGCTCGTCCTCGAGGAGATCGACGGTGTCCTGCGGGAGGAGTCCGCGGTCCCACTTGGAGCCCTTGTAGCTGGAGTAGGTGCCGCGTTCGCCGGCGAGATCGCTGGAAGCGCCGTAGGCGTAGTAGGCGATGGCTTCCATGAACTCGTCATTGAACTCGACGGCGGCGTCGGACGCGAAGGAGAGGCCGCGCTTGTAGAGGGCATTCTGCAGGCCCATGACGCCGAGGCCGATGGGGCGGTGGCGGCTATTGGCGGTGAGGGCGGCCTGGGTGGGGTAGAAGTTGATGTCGATGACGTTGTCCAAGGCGCGGATGGCGACGGTGATGGTCTCCTTCAGCATCTCGTGGTCGAGGGCGCCGTCGCGGGTGACGTGGGTGTCGAGGATGACGGAGCCGAGATTGCAGACAGCGGTCTCTTCGTCGGAGGTATTCAGGGTGATCTCCGTGCAAAGGTTCGACGAGTGGATGACGCCGGCGTGGTCCTGCGGGGAGCGGACATTGCAGGGGTCCTTGAAGGTGATCCAGGGGTGGCCGGTCTCGAAGAGCATCTTGAGCATGCCCTTCCAGAGCTCGATGGCGGGGAACTGGCGGGACCAGATCTTGCCCTCGGCGGCGAGGGCTTCGTACTGGGTGTAGCGGAGCTCGAAGGCCTTGCCGTAGAGGTCGTGGAGGTCCGGGACCTCATTTGAGCGGAAGAGGGTCCACTGGCCGCGGTCTTCCATGCGCTTCATGAAGAGGTCCGGGATCCAGTTCGCGGTATTCATGTCGTGGCAGCGGCGGCGCTCGTCGCCGGTGTTTTTCCGCAGCTCGAGGAAGTCCTCGATGTCGTTGTGCCACGTTTCCAGATAGGCGCAGCCGGAGCCGCGGCGCTTGCCGCCCTGATTCACGGCGACGAGCTGATCATTGTGGAGCTTGAGGAAGGGGATGATGCCCTGGGACTCGCCATTGGTGCCCTGGATGTAGCCGCCGGTGCCGCGAACGGAGGTCCAGGAGCCGCCGAGGCCGCCGGCCCACTTCGAGAGGAAGGCATTTTCCGCGATGCCGCGGATCATGATGCTCTCGATGGAGTCGTCCACCTTGTAGAGGTAGCAGGAGGAGAGCTGGCTGTG is part of the Luteolibacter flavescens genome and encodes:
- a CDS encoding ribonucleoside-diphosphate reductase subunit alpha, which encodes MYRAVNPDEDLLLKQVITDRFTIPATDRAFSWREVLPQERRKPITDIIVTRGEEDTHFSLEDVADAIGESLADLLISRQADEKSIFSDVNRKFVADVAHSVANSLMKSLDDGGRLRLSEADLYLLIEKALLENEAYDVAKSLAFRRSMEKTGTVDVHSSPHALPVRLIRRSGNVVPWSETKIEIAVRKAFLTIKENPEAAVDIAKAVTDRIRRGDQSFVHIEDVQDMVQEELMRQGRFKAAEHYILYRAQRARLRIEQEESADDPNQEFMVTVTTDDGRAAFWDGTELKKRIAYASIGLDLCLPEAEIERELRRSVGSEISEKDLKATIILNAKALIEKDADFAKFAGRILLSYIYEEVLDWSIQKDGIEKLRSAHQTAFKSYLKHGVAIKRLHPELLDTYDLDKLAEALDPTADLDFDYLGIQTMYDRYLIVDKTGSKPRRLETPQFFWMRVAMGLFKKEEKDRESWVVRLYNLYKGRRFCSSTPTLFNSGTLHSQLSSCYLYKVDDSIESIMIRGIAENAFLSKWAGGLGGSWTSVRGTGGYIQGTNGESQGIIPFLKLHNDQLVAVNQGGKRRGSGCAYLETWHNDIEDFLELRKNTGDERRRCHDMNTANWIPDLFMKRMEDRGQWTLFRSNEVPDLHDLYGKAFELRYTQYEALAAEGKIWSRQFPAIELWKGMLKMLFETGHPWITFKDPCNVRSPQDHAGVIHSSNLCTEITLNTSDEETAVCNLGSVILDTHVTRDGALDHEMLKETITVAIRALDNVIDINFYPTQAALTANSRHRPIGLGVMGLQNALYKRGLSFASDAAVEFNDEFMEAIAYYAYGASSDLAGERGTYSSYKGSKWDRGLLPQDTVDLLEDERGRKIDVPRGGKMDWSVVREKIGKNGMRNSNVLAIAPTATISNITGTTPCIEPNYKNLYVKSNLSGDFIVLNAELVKDLKKAGLWNQEMLDQLKYFDGELDSIDDIPEALKHKHKTVFGIGHEYIVDAAARRQKWIDQSQSVNLFLATPDMKTLSHMYRRAWDKGLKTTYYLRTLQASNIEKATIDVKKEVRGGMAASTTGKSFTAEEKNACSLEAMMNGGTCEACQ